In Candidatus Nealsonbacteria bacterium, the sequence TTAGATACCAACAATGTCATTTCAGCTGGTAAAGCAGCTATCTTAGTTTTGAAGGCTACTTTTGCTTCTTCCTTAAATGCATCTGGTACTTTTGCTTTAGGTATCACTAATGATACTGCCGTAATCTCTAGAGATATTGATAACGAGCTTATTGATGCAAACATTACCAGTACATCTACAGAATCAAGAACGGTAACCCTAGCGACAGTAGGTGATTTGAAGGTTGAGTTAAAGATCACCGATGTAAAAGCCAATAAAGATATGTATATCGTTGCTGGTAGTTCTGGTCCAACTGGTAGATATCTTGGAGAATTAGTCTTCACTACTAAGGATGAACCTGTTAAAGTCACGACATTAAGATTAGATAATAAGAATGGTAATGCAACCAATACCACCATTGCCTCTGTCTCCTTGGTTGAGGCAAATGGAACAGTTGTTGAAACCAAAGGAGTATTGTCAGACGGAGATGTTAATTTCACCAATCTTGACTTAGAGTTTGCTGCCGATGAAGCCACTTCCTTGTTTGTTGTAGCTGATGTAAACGGTATTAATGTTGCCGGTGATCCTACCGCTACTGCGATAAGTGGTAAGACAATTCAGTATAATTTCCCAAGTACGCTAGGTGTGGTAGCTGAAGGTGTAAATTCTGGAAAAGACATTACCATGGCAGTAGATGTCGACGGTACCTTAGCTTTTGGTGAGTGGTCTACTTCTACTGTTGTAAGTAAAACAGGTACAGTGTTAGGTGCTGCTATCACTCACATTGAGAATGCCATGGCAAATGGTACTTTAACTGGTGGTGCTGGTAAAATCATTGGCAAATATACTCTGACGATTGATAGCGGTGCCAATAGAGATACTGATGATAATACTGATACGAAAGCTGTTTTGGCTACAACAACAATAACGGTGACTACGGGTGGTGCTACTAGTACCAATATCCAGGCTTACATTGCAGGTGATTCATCTAACAAAACTACTGAAGTTGATCTTTCCGAGGGTGTTGCTATTATTGATATGACCACATTAACTGGTGAGGCTAATGAAGTTGACGGCACGGTGACCATAGTTATCATTGCTACTGTTGAAACTGACGGTGAAGGTGATTACCTCCAGACTGAAATTGATGATTTGAGTACCGACCTTTACTACAGCGATGGCACAACTTCTAATGACGGTAATTGTCAGCTAACTATCAGTGAAGTATTTGGTGGTACTTTGTCTAACTAATTCTCTGAAACGGACCCTCACGTTTTGTGAGGTAGTAAAATCCTAAATGCCTTTCCTTGTGGGCACCAAAGGGCCTCGTTCTCCGGAACGGGGTCTTTTGTTTTGGAAAGAAATTTGATAAAATATTATTGATGACAAAAAGTTTTAAGATAATTTTTCTTGGGATAATTTTTCTTTCTTTACCGGTTTTTGTTTCGGCTGTTTCTTTAGGGCAGAGAATCGATTTTTATGTTGATCCAACTTATGATTTATCTGAAAGAGAAGAAATCTCGGCTATTCTCCAGAGAATTAGCCCAAAAGCCTATTTTTATATTGACAATGATTGGTGGAAGTCATTAAATTATCAAGAAAAACAAAAGATTGAACAAGCTCTTTATTCTTTAGGCAACGAATTTTATTCCAAAATTTATCCAACTTTAACTTCTAATTTTGGCTCAGAATGGAAACCAGGAATTGATAAAGAGAGCCGGATTACAATTTTAATTCATCCGATGAAAAAGACAGCGGGTGGATATTTTAATAATGGCGATGAATATCCCCGAGTCCAAAATCCCAAATCAAATCAAAGAGAAATGATTTATTTAAATGCTGATTATATTACCAGTCCTTTAGCCAAAAGTTTTTTAGCTCATGAATTTACTCACTTGATTACTTTTAACCAAAAAGAAAAAAAATATGGAGTAGAAGAGGAAATTTGGCTGAATGAAGCACGAGCTGAATATGCTCCAACTTTACTTAATTATGATTCAGAATATGAGGGAAGCAATCTTCAAAAAAGAGTTCAATCTTTTATTTCCAATCCTTCTGATTCTATCACTGAATGGCAGAACAAGCCCGCAGATTACGGAGCGCTAAATCTTTTTATTCAGTATTTAGTTGAGCAGTATGGAGTAGAAGTTTTAGTTGATTCTTTAAAATCAAAAACAGTGGGCATTAAGAGTTTAAATGAAGCTTTAGAGAAAAATGGTTTTGAAGAAGATTTTTCTCAGATTTTCACTGATTGGACTATTGCAGTTTTGGCTAATGACTGCTCTTTAGGAGAAAAATATTGTTATAAAAATGAAAGCTTAAAAAAATTAAGGGTTATTCCCTCAATTAATTTTTTGCCCCTCAAGGGCAACAGTGCTTTAGGAGTTAGTCAAACTACTAAAAATTGGATGGGTAACTGGTTTAAATTTATTGGTGGCAAAGGGACTTTAAAGCTTGAGTTTATTGGTAATCCGGAAAATTTATTTAAAGTTCCTTATATTATTCAAGATTTTTTAGGTAAATATTCTCTTGATTTTTTCCAACTTGATGAATATCAGAGAGGGGAAATCTTAGTTCCAGAATTTGGAGCAGAAGTTAGTTCTGTAACCATTATTCCTTCAATTCAAAGTAAAATATCAGGATTTTTAACTCCTGAACTAGCTTTTCCATTTTTCTGGGAAGCTTCGACTATAACCGAAATAGAAAATGAAAATGGGAATTCGAATTCAGAATGTTTACAAAAACCAATTTCAGAAATGACCGGAGAGGAAATTTTAGCTAAAATTTCTGAAATTGAGAATTTACTTAATCAACTCAAAGCTCAACTCGTCAAAATTAAAGAAATGGAAGAAAAGGAGCCAGTTTCTGTCACTTGTCAGAGGTTTGAACAGAATCTTTTTTATGGTTTAAGAAACGATGATAGGGTTTACTGCCTTCAGCAGTTTTTAAAATCTCAAGGTCTAGAAATTTATCCCGAGGGCTTAGTAACTGGAAATTTTCTTTCTTTGACCAGAACTGCAGTTATTCGTTTTCAAGAAAAATATGCTGATGAAATTTTGGCTCCTTTGGGATTAGAAAGGGGAACAGGTTTTGTTGGTTTGATGACAAGAACCAAAATCAACCAGCTTTCAGCTCAATAAGAACCTTTTTCACGCTTAAAATTATCTTTTTGATATTCTTTTTTGAGTACCAGGTTTGAAGAGGAAAATTAATTATTCTTTTAGCTACCTCAACCGTATTTGGAAATTTGTCTAAATTTAGATTGTATTCTTCTTGGACTTCTGGATTGAGAACTATAGGGGTGTGCCAGATTCGAGTACAAAAGACCCTTTTCTTTTTTAATTCCCTTACCAGTTTATCTCTTTTATCCCCAAGCTCTTTAGGAGTTAAAGCTGATAAATAACAAAAAACATTATTTTCAGATTCTTGGACCTGGAAGCCTAATTTTTTAAGCTCTTTTTGGAAAAACAAACCGAGTTCTTTTCTTTTTTTTAAGGTAAGGTCATAGTCTGTTGAATATTGAGAAAAAAAGTTCAAGGAAACAGGATTTAAGGAAGCGGGTTTTGGTATTTTTTCTCCCTTAATAAATTTAGGGGCAATTTTTTGACCAAAGGTTTTAAAGAGAAAAGCAAAAAAAGAAAAACAGTTCAAAAAGGAAATAAAATCCCTGAAACTGAAATTTGTTTTTGGCAGGTTGATTTCCCAACTCCGAGGGCAAACCAACAAACCTCCCCTGAACATAGGGAATTGTTTATAGAGGCTAAAAAAAGAAACATCTCCTAAATTGCCTACAAAAGTGTTAGTTTGTAGTGAGTCTGTCGAACCATAGGTGGCTCCAAAGGAATGAGCACAGTCCTCAATTAATAACAGGTTCTTGATTTGCTCTATTCTTTCTTTTTTAATGGGCAGCCCATAGGTGTGGGAAACAAGAATTGCTTTTGCTTTAGTCTTAATTTTTTGTAAATCTTCTCCTATTTTGATGTGAAAAGTGTCTAATTCAATATCTAAAAAAATGGGTTCTATATTATATTCTTTCAAAATCGGATAGAAAATATCACAAATATAGGCTGGCAAAACAATCTTGGAATCTCTTAAATTCAATTTTTCAATAGCGATTTTAAAAGCAGACCTTGCCATGTCGGTAAACACCAGTTGCTTTCCGGGGAAATTAAAAGAGAACTCTTTTTTGATAAGAGTTAAGTCAGGCGCTTTAATGAAGTTTCCAAGAAACGACTTCAGGGCCTGCTTTGTTAATTTAATTTGAGGATGGACAAAATACATTTGATTATTATACACTTTTAATTTATCATAATTTTATGAAATCAAAAAGAATTTTAGTCACTGGAGGGGCTGGTTTTATCGGCTCTCATTTGGTAGATGAATTGATTCAAAGAAGCTATGAAGTGGTTGTGATTGATAATTTATCTACGGGCAAAAAGAAAAACCTGAATAAGAAAGCAAAGTTTTTCAAGTTCAATATCTGCAATCCCAAGCTTTCGCAAATCTTTAAAAAAGAAAAGATAGGCGTGGTTTTCCATTATGCAGCTCAGATTGACGTGCGAAAGTCGGTAGAAGACCCAGTAGGCGACGCTAATCTCAATATTTTAGGAACGTTAAACATTTTGGAGAACTGTAAGAAATATAAGGTTAAAAAAATTATTTTAGCTTCCACAGGCGGAGCTATCTATGGAGACGCCAAAATTATTCCTACGCCGGAAGATTATCCTGAATGGCCTCTCTCTCCTTACGGAATTGAAAAATTAGCTCTTGAGAAATATTTAAACTATTATCAAAAAGTATTTAATTTGCCTTTTGTTGCTTTAAGGTTGGCCAATGTCTATGGCCCCCGGCAGAACTCAAAGGGAGAAGCGGGGGTAGTTGCTATTTTTTGCGATAAGATGCTGGGGAAAAAGAAAGCGGTCATAAACGGTAGCGGAAGACAAACCCGCGATTTCGTTTTCGTTGATGATGTGATTGAAGCTAATATATTAGCTTTGAAAAAAAATAAGACCGGTATTTTCAATATTGGGACGGCAAAAGAGACAAACATAAACACTATCTTTAGAAAGCTCAAGAAATTGACGGGTTCGGTATGTAAAGAAATTCACGGTCCGGCTCAGCCTGGCGAGCAGAAAAGAAGCTGTTTGGATTATTCTAAAGCTAAAAAAGAGCTTGGCTGGAAACCAAGATATAATTTAGATAAAGGGTTAAAATTAACTGTAGACTGGTTTAAAGTTAATTTCTAAAAATGATTGGCAAATCTATTAATATTAAATCACTACTATTTGACAATAAGGGTTTAAAGCAGACAATCTTTAAAAATACCTTTTGGCTGGCATTAGCTGAGGCCATAACAAACTTTTCCAAGCTCTTTTTAATAGTTTATGTTGCTCGAATTTTTGGAGCAACTGAGTACGGAAAATTTACCTTTGCTTTATCTTTTGTTTCTTTGTTTGCTATTTTTTCTGATTTTGGTCTAGGATCTTTAACTATTCGTGAATTTTCCAAAGAGAAAAAAGATACAAAAGAATTTTCATCAATTCTTTCTTTGAAGTTAGTTTTAAGCTTGATTGCATTAATTGTAATTTTGTTTAGCTCTTTTTTTGTTACCAAAGATGTTGAAATCCAAAAGGTAATTTGGATTTTAGCAGTTTATATTTTAAGCAATAGTTTTCTGGGTATTACCTATGCTTTCTTCCGGGCTCGTCAGCAAATGGAATATGAGGCTTTTGTTAAGATATTACAAGCTGTTGCGGTAACAGGAATAGGGTTCTTTATTATTTTTAAGATTCCATCTGTAGAAAATTTAAGCTTCGGTTATTTATTTGCCAGTTTGATTGCTTTAATCTTTACAATCTTTTTATTTTATTCAAAGATTTATCCTTTAAAATTAAATTTTGATAAAGCAACTTGGCGAAAATTTTTAACTATGTCTTGGCCATTAGGGCTGTCTGCTATATTAAGCATGGTTTATGTTAATATAGACTCAATTATGATGGGAAATTTTAATCAAATTACTCAGGTTGGCTGGTATAATGCTGCCTATAAAATTGTAGGAATTACTCTGATTCCAGCTAATTTTATTTCCGGAAGCTTTTTCCCTTATTTAAGCAAATCTTTCGAGCAGTCTAAAGAGAAGTTTAAAAAAGCTTTTGATTACTATCTGGAAATAATAATATTTCTTTCTGTTCCAATAGTAATAGGTGGTATAGTTTTAGCTCCTAAAATCATAGACCTTGTTTACGACCCCAGCTATTTCCCCTCTATTTTTGCCTTTAAACTTTTAATAGCCATAACATTTTTAAGCTTTTTGTCCGGTCCCTTTAATCAAACTCTATTTATCTTGAACAAACAAAAGAAGCTCCTTTTAATTATTTTTTTATCAGCCACGACAAATGTTATTTTAAATCTTATTTTAATTCCTAAATATTCTTTATATGGAGCCGCCATTGCAAGGGTATCAACATTTCTTTTAATCTTAATTTTAACCATTTGGTTTGCCTTAAAAATTAGCTCAGTGAAACTTATTAGTTCGAAAATGTGGTTTAATTTTATTGGTGCCTTGGCTTCCTCCTCTTTAATGTATTTTGTTATTTCTTTTCCCAATATATATAAATTACACGTTGCTTTTTCTATATTAATTGGAGCCGGTGTTTACTTAATCTGCTTTTTTGTATATAAAAGATTAGCAGATAGAGTTCTTACGTATTAAAAATTCATTAGAAATTAAGGAATTTATGTCCTCAAAAAATAAATTTAGTTCAGTTGGTATATTGGGTTATGGCGAAGCGGGCCGAGCCATAGCTAAATTCTATAAGAATCCTAAGATCAAAGACTTGAATAGAGATGACGGATTAGAGGGGGTGGAGATATTACATATCTGCATTCCTTACAGCAATAATTTTATAAAAATAGCAAGGAAAGAAATTAAAAAAATAGAACCCAAATTAACTATTATCCATTCTACGGTTGCGCCGTTTACTACAAAAAAGATTATTCAAGGGTTGCCAAAAGAAATAGGGAAGATGGTTGTTCATAGTCCAATAAGGGGGATTCATTCCCATCTTTATAAAGGGATTAAAACCTTTGTAAAATATATCGGCGCTGATTACAAGAAAGCAGGGCAATTAGCTAAAAAACATTTAGGAGGTTTGGGGATAAAAACAAAACTATTTCAGTCTTCAGTGATTACCGAAATGGGAAAGCTTCTTAGTACATCTTATTATGGCCTATGTATTGCTTGGCACGGAGAGATGAAAAGATTTTGTGATAAAGCCGGAGTAGATTTTGAAGAGGCAGTTACAGACTTTAACAAAACTTATAACGAGGGATATAAAAAATTGAGAAGGTCTAATGTTCTTCGTCCCGTGCTTTATCCTCCCCAAAAAGGTATTAATGGTCATTGCATTATTCCTAATGCCGAGATTCTTAAAAAATATTATAAAAGTAAGGTATTTGATTTAATTTTAGGATATAAACCTAAAAAATCTAAAAAGTGAACCAATTAAACAACTTTTATTTTCCAAAAATTGGGATTAAAAATGAGAAAGATAAACATTAAAGATATAAATTAGAGCATGTATAAGAAAAAAAAGAATAAAATAAATAAGTTTATAGTTATAACTACTATCAATCCGGCGACTAAGGCAATTAAAAAATTCGCTTCTTTTAAAGATTGGAAACTAGTATTAGTAGGAGATAAAAAAAGCAAGGCTATCAAGTCGGAGGATAACACCTACTTTCTTTCCATAGAAGATCAAAAGAATTTTGATTTCAATATTGTAAACTTCTCTCCATATAATCATTACAGTCGTAAAAATATTGGCTATCTCTATGCTATGAAAAATGGGGCTGATATCATTTATGAGACCGATGATGACAATTTTCCTACTTCATCTTGGAGTTTTCCAGATTTTCACTCCAGCAATATTTTAATGACTGACGGTAAATATTTTAATATATATAGATATTTTACATCTAAATTTGTTTGGCCAAGAGGATTCCCGCTAGACGAAATTAGGAAATCTAGTAATTTTTTAATTGATAACACAAGATCCTGTGATGTGGGAGTATGGTCTGGAATGGCCAATAATGATCCTGATGTGGATGCAATATTTAGATTACTATTTAACAAAGAAATTAAGTTTCGGAAAAAGGATTCGGTGGCCTTAGATAAACATATATATTCTCCATTTAATTCACAAAACACTCTTTGGAATAAGAATAGCTTTGCGTGGATGTATCTTCCAGTTACTGTAAATCCTCGTTTTACTGATATTTTGCGTGGCTATATAGCTCAAAGATTATTTTGGCACCATAATTTACGATTAGGATTTATTGGTCCCACGGTATATCAAGAGAGAAATAGCCACAATTTGATGAAGGATTTTTCAGATGAGCTGGAGTGTTATTCAAATATTAAAGAAATAGTATCAATTCTTGAATCAACTAAGTTGGGAAATAATATCTATTCTAATATTAGAAAGATTTATAAAAATCTAGCGAAGAAAAAATACGTTAGAAATAAAGAATTAGAAACCTTAGGGGCTTGGTTGAAAGATATTAAAAATCTTTTTTAGATGGAGATAAAACATTCAATAGTTACTTGGGATTCTACTTATAGAAACTTTTTTCATTTAATAGATGGGTTAATAGCTCAGAATTATTCAAGGGAAAACTTCGAGCTTATTTATGTTGAGCAACGGACTCGAAAAATAGCAGATGCATATAATCATAACCTAGGGTTGAAATCTTTATGGGATAGATACCAAGAGGTAAAGAGTAAAATTAATATTAAAATTATTTATTTAGGGTTGCCATTCAAAATCCCATATCATAATGGACGTTGTAACAATGCTGGCTTAAATGTTACAAAAGGAGAGATAATCTCGATTATGGATGGAGATCAATTATTACCGCCAGATTTTTTAAGAAAGTTAACTGCATACCATTTAAATCATCCAAAAGCAGTAATAAACCTTGATCGTAGATGTGCTATGTATCCAGTAGGAGTAAATTCTTACAAGGAATGGAGAAAAGGAAGCAAAGACTTTAAAAAGTGTTTAGATGCCTGTATTTCTAAATATAGTCCAGTGCCTGAAATTGCACGTAATAAACCACCTATGATTTCTTCTCGAAATAAATTTTGGAAACTAATAGAAGGATGTGATCCTCACTTAATTTGGAGTACGGTTTCATCAAGATTTGGTATAGATGTTACTAGAAGATTAGAGATAGCTAGCGGAACGAGGGCTATTGCTCTCGCAGATTGTTTCTCAGTACATCCTTGGCACCCCATAGGAGCAGGAGTATTACGTTCTACCGATGAGGATTCAAAAAAGTTATTTGCTCTTCAAGATAAATTAATTAAGTGGTCTCTTAAACATAAGGATCCAAGGTATAGTAGCAGAACTAATTATATTAATAATTTTTGTGAAAGCAATAAATTATTAATAAATAAAATTGTATATTCTTCAGAAAGACGAGGAGAGTCAATGAAATTTAAAATTAAAAACAACAATCTTTTAATTGATAAAATAAAATGCAGATGTGGTCAATTACTAAGAAAGTATTTTTATAAAATTATTGAAGCTCAGAAAGTATCTAGCGAAAAGTTTTGAGCTAATGAAAAAGTTAAGTTTATAAATATTATTGATTAGAATTTAAAAGCAGTATAGAAATGTTTAACAAAAAGCTACAAGGTGAGATTTTAAAAAGAATTCCAAGAAGTTCTTTTTTAAGAAAAGTTATAAAGAAAATATTTCAAGTTAAAAACTTATTGTATTCCTTAAAGATTAAGTGTATCATTTTTCTTTTTAAAGTTAGAAACTTTATTCTTTCTCAAAAGCCGATTGAAATAGAAATAGATGATATTTCTTTTAAGGTAATTCCTAAAGGAGCAGGAGCTTTAGATTACTGGAGTGGCTTAAGGTTTGAGAAAGACGAACTTAACTTTGTGTTCGATCAGATTCAGCCTAAAATGACCTTCTTAGATTTAGGAGCTAATATAGGCTTTTTTTCTTTGGCAGTAGCTTCAAAATGTAAAGATATATAGTTTTGAGCCCTACAAAGAAACTTTTCAAATTCTTCAAGAAAATATCCGTCTTAATAATTTAAATAATATAGTTCCTTGCTGTATTGCTTTAGGTAATTATGTTGGAAAAGCAAGAGTTAAAGTAAACTTGGCTTGGAAAGATGGCTTGAATACAATAGGAAAGCCTAGTCACCCTGACTGTGAAATAGTAAAGGAAGAAGAGGTATCGATTACTACTTTGGATAATTTTATTAAAGATAACGGTATTACAAAAGTAGATTTAATAAAAATAGATATTGAGGGAGCAGAGCTTTTAGCTTTGCAAGGGGCAAGAAAATTACTTGAAAATAAAAATGCTCCTCTTATTATTTACGAAAGTCAATACGCGACCACAAAAGGCTTTGGTTATCATCCTATTAAAATTATCAATTATTTAAAAAGGTTAGGATATTTTTTGTTTGAACTAAAAGAGAAAGATGGAAAAGTTGTTCCCTTTGCCTCAAATGGTGAGGTCTATACAATAATTATTGCTACAAAATCAAAATCTTTTTTAAAACGACATTAAGATTAAAGAAAATAGTTAATGAAAAGACATATTGATTTAGAAAACTTATGTTAACCATATTTGCTATTCCAAAGCCATTTGAAAAGGAATTTAATATTATCCAAAGAAACGCTATTAAGAGCTGGATTTTATTGGAGCCAAGGCCCGAGATTATTTTATTTGGTGACGAAAAAGGAACAGCAGACATAGCTAAAGAATTTAATGTTAAACATTTTCCTAAAATTGCAAGAAATGAGTTTGGTACACCCATAGTTAGTGATATTTTTAAAAAAGCCCAAAAGATAGCAAGAAATAACATTTTAGTCTATGTAAACGCTGATATAATCTTAATGAAGGATTTTATTAGAGCTGTTGAGAAAATTAAGGATGAAGAAAAGTTTTTAATGGTCGGTCAGAGATGGGATGTTGATATTAAGGAAAAAATAAATTTTAAGAATTTAAATTGGTAAACCGATCTTCAGAAAAAAGTATCGCAAGATGGCAAACTTCATGCTAAGATAGGTATAGACTATTTTGTTTTTCCTAAGAGTATATTTAAAGATGTTTTTCCGTTTGCGATTGGAAGGGGGATATATGATAATTGGTTACTATACCGAGCATGGTTATCAAGGGCACTAATTATAGATGCCACCCAAGTTATAATAGCTATTCACCAGAATCATTCTTATGGAAACAAAACCGAGAAAGATGTTCGAAAGTGGGAAGAGAGAAAAAGAAACTTAAAGTTATCAGGAGGATATAGTCATTGTTTTACTATAAAAGACGCTAGCCATTTTTTGACACCCAAAGGATTAAAATTAGCTCCGGAAATGAGCTTAATGAGAAAGCTAGAAATTGTGCCATATCTCGGATTTTTTATCCGACAATGTAAAAAACTACTTAAGTTGTT encodes:
- a CDS encoding glycosyltransferase family 2 protein, yielding MEIKHSIVTWDSTYRNFFHLIDGLIAQNYSRENFELIYVEQRTRKIADAYNHNLGLKSLWDRYQEVKSKINIKIIYLGLPFKIPYHNGRCNNAGLNVTKGEIISIMDGDQLLPPDFLRKLTAYHLNHPKAVINLDRRCAMYPVGVNSYKEWRKGSKDFKKCLDACISKYSPVPEIARNKPPMISSRNKFWKLIEGCDPHLIWSTVSSRFGIDVTRRLEIASGTRAIALADCFSVHPWHPIGAGVLRSTDEDSKKLFALQDKLIKWSLKHKDPRYSSRTNYINNFCESNKLLINKIVYSSERRGESMKFKIKNNNLLIDKIKCRCGQLLRKYFYKIIEAQKVSSEKF
- a CDS encoding DegT/DnrJ/EryC1/StrS family aminotransferase, producing the protein MYNNQMYFVHPQIKLTKQALKSFLGNFIKAPDLTLIKKEFSFNFPGKQLVFTDMARSAFKIAIEKLNLRDSKIVLPAYICDIFYPILKEYNIEPIFLDIELDTFHIKIGEDLQKIKTKAKAILVSHTYGLPIKKERIEQIKNLLLIEDCAHSFGATYGSTDSLQTNTFVGNLGDVSFFSLYKQFPMFRGGLLVCPRSWEINLPKTNFSFRDFISFLNCFSFFAFLFKTFGQKIAPKFIKGEKIPKPASLNPVSLNFFSQYSTDYDLTLKKRKELGLFFQKELKKLGFQVQESENNVFCYLSALTPKELGDKRDKLVRELKKKRVFCTRIWHTPIVLNPEVQEEYNLNLDKFPNTVEVAKRIINFPLQTWYSKKNIKKIILSVKKVLIELKAG
- a CDS encoding flippase; this encodes MIGKSINIKSLLFDNKGLKQTIFKNTFWLALAEAITNFSKLFLIVYVARIFGATEYGKFTFALSFVSLFAIFSDFGLGSLTIREFSKEKKDTKEFSSILSLKLVLSLIALIVILFSSFFVTKDVEIQKVIWILAVYILSNSFLGITYAFFRARQQMEYEAFVKILQAVAVTGIGFFIIFKIPSVENLSFGYLFASLIALIFTIFLFYSKIYPLKLNFDKATWRKFLTMSWPLGLSAILSMVYVNIDSIMMGNFNQITQVGWYNAAYKIVGITLIPANFISGSFFPYLSKSFEQSKEKFKKAFDYYLEIIIFLSVPIVIGGIVLAPKIIDLVYDPSYFPSIFAFKLLIAITFLSFLSGPFNQTLFILNKQKKLLLIIFLSATTNVILNLILIPKYSLYGAAIARVSTFLLILILTIWFALKISSVKLISSKMWFNFIGALASSSLMYFVISFPNIYKLHVAFSILIGAGVYLICFFVYKRLADRVLTY
- a CDS encoding NAD-dependent epimerase/dehydratase family protein, whose amino-acid sequence is MKSKRILVTGGAGFIGSHLVDELIQRSYEVVVIDNLSTGKKKNLNKKAKFFKFNICNPKLSQIFKKEKIGVVFHYAAQIDVRKSVEDPVGDANLNILGTLNILENCKKYKVKKIILASTGGAIYGDAKIIPTPEDYPEWPLSPYGIEKLALEKYLNYYQKVFNLPFVALRLANVYGPRQNSKGEAGVVAIFCDKMLGKKKAVINGSGRQTRDFVFVDDVIEANILALKKNKTGIFNIGTAKETNINTIFRKLKKLTGSVCKEIHGPAQPGEQKRSCLDYSKAKKELGWKPRYNLDKGLKLTVDWFKVNF
- a CDS encoding DUF288 domain-containing protein, with product MYKKKKNKINKFIVITTINPATKAIKKFASFKDWKLVLVGDKKSKAIKSEDNTYFLSIEDQKNFDFNIVNFSPYNHYSRKNIGYLYAMKNGADIIYETDDDNFPTSSWSFPDFHSSNILMTDGKYFNIYRYFTSKFVWPRGFPLDEIRKSSNFLIDNTRSCDVGVWSGMANNDPDVDAIFRLLFNKEIKFRKKDSVALDKHIYSPFNSQNTLWNKNSFAWMYLPVTVNPRFTDILRGYIAQRLFWHHNLRLGFIGPTVYQERNSHNLMKDFSDELECYSNIKEIVSILESTKLGNNIYSNIRKIYKNLAKKKYVRNKELETLGAWLKDIKNLF
- a CDS encoding FkbM family methyltransferase codes for the protein MYSFEPYKETFQILQENIRLNNLNNIVPCCIALGNYVGKARVKVNLAWKDGLNTIGKPSHPDCEIVKEEEVSITTLDNFIKDNGITKVDLIKIDIEGAELLALQGARKLLENKNAPLIIYESQYATTKGFGYHPIKIINYLKRLGYFLFELKEKDGKVVPFASNGEVYTIIIATKSKSFLKRH